The proteins below are encoded in one region of Belonocnema kinseyi isolate 2016_QV_RU_SX_M_011 chromosome 1, B_treatae_v1, whole genome shotgun sequence:
- the LOC117180833 gene encoding chymotrypsin-2-like, with translation MMHGKVVISLLMFAVGTYAGPISKVVGGHNAPPGKYPFQIITKYGNSFLCGGTILNHRYILTAAHCLHGFDVTRFKVVTGINRQSDNGTIYNAENLIIHENYKPGGYSNDIGLIQVKEDIIYSKVVQPVPLPSKNFDNYNDEVILIGFGRLGIDKPPAKTLQEVKLEIYPYSKCISLVPHVGKTHVCTLTKPGEGACNGDSGGALLAKGKQIGIVSFGAPCAVGLPDVYTRVQSYLTWIKNNSN, from the exons ATGATGCACGGAAAAGTTGTCATCTCGCTTTTAATGTTTGCAGTTGGAACCtacg ctggtccaatttcaaaagttgttggTGGTCACAATGCCCCGCCTGGCAAATATCCTTTTCAGATTATCACGAAATATGGCAATAGCTTTCTCTGCGGTGGCACAATCCTAAATCATCGTTACATTTTAACAGCTGCTCATTGTCTGCATgg CTTTGATGTTACTCGCTTTAAAGTTGTCACAGGAATCAATCGACAATCCGATAATGGCACCATCTATAATGCAGAAAACCTGATCATTCATGAGAATTATAAACCAGGTGGATATTCGAATGATATTGGTCTGATTCAAGTAAAAGAGGACATTATTTACTCAAAGGTTGTGCAGCCTGTGCCTTTACCTAGCAAAAATTTCGATAACTATAACGATGAAGTGATTCTTATTGGTTTTGGAAGATTAGGG aTTGATAAACCACCTGCTAAAACTTTGCAAGAAGTGAAACTCGAAATATACCCCTACTCAAAATGTATATCTCTAGTTCCACATGTAGGAAAAACCCACGTTTGTACACTTACCAAACCAGGAGAAGGAGCTTGTAAT ggcGATTCTGGTGGGGCTCTGTTAGCCAAAGGAAAGCAAATTGGAATCGTTTCATTTGGAGCACCATGTGCAGTAGGACTCCCTGATGTCTACACTAGAGTTCAAAGTTATTTAAcatggataaaaaataattcgaattag